In the Arachis ipaensis cultivar K30076 chromosome B10, Araip1.1, whole genome shotgun sequence genome, one interval contains:
- the LOC107619984 gene encoding uncharacterized protein LOC107619984, protein MSNPTREGYRGDVLDLQDNAEARKAPANQKLVGKVLTSKNLNATTVKKFIDKMWGNPQGLVISNTGTESYIFNFSNQEDAKRIYNDGPWRVLGHMLSLQWWRPEVSKYEVNYDLLHIWIQIYDLSLDKINRENAEKIGATVGRVIEVEDSFVEENLLRTFFRIKVELNTLIPLKTGFWFQRREENYSWAKIKYEKLCDYCYNCGRIGHDRRVCKMEMAMAVENPELPRYGPNLSIAGLRPIAASAARFDIQLQKQINSDGENQIWEACEESLWNGESKQTKPRDEIGSNQQHGMFAEASMISDNQERVEDTDKRQRLRHMEEEIAVGENKGLDEKYVTGEGDMTY, encoded by the coding sequence ATGTCTAATCCCACAAGAGAGGGTTATAGAGGAGATGTTTTGGATCTGCAAGACAATGCAGAGGCTAGGAAAGCGCCAGCAAATCAAAAACTAGTAGGAAAGGTGCTAACAAGCAAAAATCTAAATGCAACAACAGTTAAAAAATTCATAGACAAAATGTGGGGTAACCCTCAAGGTTTGGTCATCTCCAACACAGGAACAGAGTCTTATATTTTCAATTTCAGCAATCAAGAGGATGCCAAGAGGATTTACAACGACGGTCCATGGAGGGTGTTGGGACATATGCTGAGCCTGCAATGGTGGAGACCCGAGGTGTCTAAGTATGAGGTAAATTATGATCTTCTTCATATTTGGATTCAAATATATGATTTATCCCTAGATAAGATAAATAGAGAGAATGCTGAAAAAATAGGAGCTACTGTGGGAAGAGTGATTGAAGTGGAAGATTCTTTTGTGGAAGAAAATTTACTCAGAACCTTCTTTAGAATAAAGGTAGAGTTAAATACCCTTATTCCTCTAAAAACTGGATTTTGGTTtcaaaggagagaagaaaattaTTCGTGGGCTAAGATAAAGTATGAAAAGCTGTGTGATTACTGCTATAATTGTGGAAGAATTGGCCATGATAGGAGAGTATGCAAAATGGAAATGGCTATGGCAGTTGAAAATCCAGAACTACCAAGATATGGTCCAAATCTTTCAATTGCAGGATTAAGACCGATTGCTGCTTCAGCTGCAAGGTTCGACATTCAATTACAGAAGCAAATAAACAGTGATGGGGAGAACCAGATTTGGGAGGCGTGTGAAGAAAGCCTATGGAATGGAGAGTCCAAGCAAACGAAGCCAAGAGATGAGATAGGGTCAAATCAACAGCATGGTATGTTTGCAGAAGCTAGTATGATTAGTGACAACCAAGAGAGGGTAGAGGATACAGATAAAAGACAGAGATTGAGACACATGGAAGAAGAAATTGCAGTTGGGGAAAATAAAGGGCTAGATGAAAAGTATGTGACTGGAGAGGGTGACATGACTTATTAG